One Triticum dicoccoides isolate Atlit2015 ecotype Zavitan chromosome 5B, WEW_v2.0, whole genome shotgun sequence genomic window carries:
- the LOC119306876 gene encoding aquaporin PIP2-5-like, with protein sequence MTMAAAQGKLSPEAIDNEVISNGSAKDYLDPPPAPLVDAGELGKWSLYRAVIAEFTATLLFVYIAVATVVGHKRQTDAQACSGAGVLGIAWAFGGTIAVLVYCTAGISGGHINPAVTFGLLLARKVSLPRAFLYMVAQCVGAICGAALVRAVHGGHHYALYGGGANELAPGYSKTAGLIAEIAGTFVLVYTVFSATDPKRIARDPHVPVLAPLLIGFAVLMAHLATIPVTGTGINPARSFGAAVVYNDKKAWDDQWMFWVGPFIGAAVAMVYHQYILRNSSIFRSNYDAAV encoded by the coding sequence ATGACTATGGCAGCAGCACAAGGCAAGCTGAGTCCGGAGGCCATCGACAATGAAGTCATCAGCAACGGCAGCGCCAAGGACTACCTCGACCCTCCTCCGGCGCCGCTGGTTGACGCCGGCGAGCTGGGAAAGTGGTCGCTCTACCGCGCCGTCATCGCCGAGTTCACCGCCACGCTGCTCTTCGTCTACATCGCTGTGGCCACCGTGGTCGGCCACAAGCGCCAGACCGACGCCCAGGCGTGCAGCGGCGCCGGTGTGCTGGGCATCGCGTGGGCCTTCGGCGGCACGATCGCCGTCCTCGTGTACTGCACCGCCGGCATCTCTGGCGGCCACATCAACCCCGCCGTGACATTCGGGCTGCTGCTCGCGCGCAAGGTGTCCCTTCCCAGAGCCTTCCTGTACATGGTGGCGCAGTGCGTGGGTGCCATCTGCGGCGCGGCGCTGGTGAGGGCCGTGCACGGCGGCCACCACTACGCGCTCTACGGCGGCGGCGCCAACGAGCTTGCGCCGGGATACTCCAAGACGGCGGGGCTCATCGCCGAGATCGCCGGCACCTTCGTGCTCGTGTACACCGTGTTCTCGGCGACCGACCCGAAACGCATCGCCCGGGACCCGCACGTCCCGGTGCTGGCGCCGCTGCTCATCGGCTTCGCCGTGCTCATGGCCCACCTCGCCACCATCCCCGTGACTGGCACCGGGATCAACCCGGCGAGGAGTTTTGGTGCCGCCGTGGTGTACAACGACAAGAAAGCTTGGGACGACCAGTGGATGTTCTGGGTTGGCCCGTTCATCGGCGCCGCCGTGGCCATGGTGTACCACCAGTACATCCTTAGGAACAGCTCCATCTTCCGGTCCAACTATGATGCCGCCGTCTAG